ctaCCAGCAGAGATCCCCGACCTCTAGCAGATgtccaatattattattattattattattattattattattattattattattattattattattattattattattattattattattattattattattattattattattattattattattattattattattattattattattattattattattattattattattactattactattactattattattattattattattataattattattattataattatttttttaaaaacgcaaacttttattaatcaatcaaaagtttacaagaaattagtgggcagtcgagatacaatctgggccccctactcccttagcgataacaaagctaagtctagtaaataTGTAAGCGGTCACGCGAGCCCCCGCATCCGAGAAACAGAGAATTTACGGATCCGCTTCAACAAAGCCACAACATCCCTATCCGGCTCGCCTAGCGAAAAAAATAGAgaagggtaggaaaccataaccggTAACCGTCGTGCTTAAATCCTGGTACTTGGCACACTTTCTTTGAGCAAAGATCAGCAACAACGCGACCCGACACAAAATCGACAACCCGATGCCCGAGACAAGGGAAGACCCGTCAgatcgacacacacatcacgccccatGTCCCGGTAATAAAGAAGCAGATCCGTCGGACGAAGGGAGCAGCCATCCTTATCAACCAACATGATATCAACCTCCCTACCAGCAGAGATCCCCGACCTGTAACAGATGTccaatattataattattattataattattattattattataattataattattattattattattattattattattattattataattattattattattttttattattattttttattattattttttatttttattttttattcaaACGCAGACTTTTActaatcaatcaaaagtttatAAGAAATTAGTGTGCAgtcgagatacaatctgggcccccactCCCTTAGCGAAAAAAAAGttagtctagtaaaaatgtacgCGGCCGCGCGAGCCCCTGCATCTTGAGAAACAAAGAATTTTTGGATCCGCTTCAGCAAAGCCACAACATCCGTATCCAACTCGCCTAGCGAAGAAAAAGAGAAGGGTAGGAAACTATAATCAACCGTCGTGCATAAATCTCCGTACTTGGCACACTTTCGCtaagcagcatcagcaacaacccgacCCGGCACAAAATCAGACAACCCAGTCTGAGACAAGGGGGAAGAGCCCGTCAAATCGACACaaacatcacgccccctgtcccaggAATAAAGAAGCAGATCCGCCGGACGAAGGGAGCAGCCaagcccatcaaccaaaccgatatcaacctccctaCCAGCAAAGATCCCCGACCTCTAGCAGATgtccaatattattattattattattattgttattattaatattattattattattattattattattattattgttgttattattattattattattattattattatttatttttatttttattttttttttgcaagaatgtATAATCCTTTTATTCATCCTCAAGGTGGGGAAAAAGAAAAGGATAAAATCTTACAAAGAATAGCCCCTATAGCCTAAAGAAGAaaggctagcaagagtgcaaggAACTAAGAAAACGAGAAGAACATAAGGAAGAAGACCTATACAATAAAGACACTGAGATGATAAGCTTGGCCTGAGTAAGCAGCTGATGCACTGTGTGTTCATGGATGCTAAAGATCCTGCAATTACGCTCCTTCCAAATAATGTAGATGACACAAGTAAAGCAACTTAGGAACCAAGTGTGCTTCCAATGCCGCCTAGAATGCCTATGCAAACACCAGTTCAACTCAGTGTGATAATCAGTACTCCTGTTGGGAACACGAGCCCAGACCATGAGCTCATGCCAAAGCTGCTGAGAGAATGGACAAGCAAAGAATAGGTGATCATGAGTTTCACTATCTTGCTTGCAGAGAACACATCGATTAGGAGTGATGAAACCCCTAAGAATTAATTTGTCCACGGTTGCTAGCTTCTGCTGACAAGCTAGGGAAGTAATGATGTTGTGCCTAGGGACTACCACCTTATGAAAAAGCCCTTTAGACCAGGAGATAGTAGGATGACACGGTCTAAACCAGTTGTAGGCTGCAGCAACCTGAAACTTACCACCAGAGCACCAGCTATGAAGGAGAGCTCTTGCAGCAACAGGAGAACCAGTGACAGTCAGTAAGTCATTTTTAACACTGATGATACTCCGAAAGCTTTCACTATATCTGTCCTGAACAGCAACATCCCAAATAGAGCAATGGGAGAGATGGTATTCTGAGTGCCAAATGCTCCATAGTCCCTGAGGAGTCTGATCTAATAACCACAACCATTTGGATATAAGCGCTTTATTCCAGGAGAGGAGTTCTTTGACCCCAAAGCCTCCTTCATTAGTTGGAGCACAAATACTAGACCAACTTTTTACAATCATCTTCTTATCTGTGGCTTTGATATTCCAGAAGAAATTCTTGCATAACTTGTTGATAGTTTTAAGCACACTTTTGGGAAGCAAGACACTGGCACACCAAAAGTTTTCAATGCCAAAGACAACACTGTTGAGAAGCTGAAGTCTACCAGCATAAGAAAGCAATTTGGAAGACCAGTGTTGAATGGAGGCCTGAATTTTGTTGACAAGGATACCATACATATCCACAGTGGTACGAGCTGTGTTTAGAGGCAACCCTAGATACCTAAAAGGGAAGGATCCCTCAGAGAACCCAGAGGTAATCAGAATCTGGGACTTAATGCTAGGAGAGACACCACCAAAGTAAATTTCAGTTTTGTCCACATTAGCTTGAAGCCCGGACAGCTAGAAAAGAGGCCAAGGGTTTGAGAAACAGCCTGCATGAAGGCACATCCCCTCTAATAAAGATCATAAGATCATCAAAGAAAGATTAAGTGGGTGAGTTTCATTTTAGAACACTTTGGATGAAGAGACGCTTGAGGAAGGGAATTGAGACATCTCAAGTATCTTGAAAGAATCTCCATGCTAAGAACAAAAATATAAGGGGAGAGAGGGTCTCCTTGCCTAACTCCACTCTTCCCTTGAAAGAAACCATGGACTGAACCATTGAGCTTAAGAGAGAACCAGGAGCTTGTGAGGCACCCCATAATCCAACTAATAAATTGAGGAGGAAATTTGAGAGCAAGCAGCATATTTTCTATAAAAGACCACTGAAGAGAATCAAAGGCCTTCCTAATATCCACCTTAATCAAGCACCTAGGTGTGAGATACTTGCGACCATATCCTTTAACTAAAGATTGGGACAACATGATGTTTTCATGGATGCTCCTACCTTTAACAAAAGCTGCCTGTTCAGGACCAATTAAGTGGGGGAGCACAGTGCTGAGTCTAGTGGATATAATTTTAGAAATGGTCTTGTAAAAGGTAGTACAGCAGGAAATGGGACGAAAATCCATGACTGTGGAGCTAACCTTCTTCTTAGGAATAAGGGCAATCAAGGTAGAGTTAGCTTGCTTACTCATTCTACCAGTTGAAAAGAAGGAAAGGACAGCTTTACAATATGACTCCCCAATAAGAGACCAACTGTGCTTAAAGAAAGCAGAGGAAAACCCATCAGGGCCAGGACTTTTATCAGAACCAATAGTAAAAAGTGCAGCTTTGATTTCTTCTTTAGTGATAGGAAGAATCAAAGCATCTGCAGCTTCACTTGAAACAGTAGGGCACAGCTGAACAAAGCCATTATCTAAGGGAGAAACAGGAGAGCTAGCCCCCAGAAGACTCTTATAGTAATCAACAAAACCATCTGCAACACTATCCAGGCCAATTCTATCAGCACCATGCCTATCTTTGATCTGACCTATAATTTGTTGATGTTTTCTTTCCTGAATCTTTGCATAGAAGAATTTAGAAGAACAGTCATCATGAATGAGATTTTGAACCTTAGCTTGTTGCTGAACAATAGTCTTCTCAATATGCTTAAACTTGCAGTAAAGAGACAAGAGCTCTTTTTCTTTAGAAATTAGCTCAGGAGAAAAATTATCAGCTTGCATAGCCAGTTGACAGTCTTTTAGATCTTGTTTCAAGCCCTGAACCTTAATAGAGATGCTAGTAAAATGCTCTTTATGTAGTAATCTTAAACTCTTCCTAACATTCTTCAGCTTAGCAAACAGCTTATAAGTGGAAGAGCCATAAACTGGAACATTCCAGGCCTCATGCACAATATTATCATAGTCAGAATGATCAAGCCAGCAGTTAAGAAAACTAAACCTTGATTTTCTGCAAGGATCCTCAAAGATGGTAACCACCACTGGAGAATGATCAGAAACTCCAGGTTCAAGGAAATGGGCAGAAGTAGCAGGGAAATGAGTAAGCCACTGAACATTAGCCATAGCTCGATCAAGTTTGGTCCAAACCCTTGATTCAGGGAGTTGCTTATTATTCCAAGAAAAATCACAACCTGAGCTAGTAAGATCCTCCACCTCACATTGATAAAGACAAGAATTAAAATCCATAATATCAGCAAGATCAGGGAGAGTGCCTCCAATCTTCTCAGAGATGTCCCTAATAACATTGAAATCTCCCAAAATTAACCATTTATTCACCAGGGGCTTAAGATTTATAAGATGAGACCAGAGACCATCTCTCTCCCTAGCATCATTACTAGCATAGACAAAAGTGATATGAAAGACCTGACAAGTTGCATTATGGAACACCTCACAATGAATAAAGCGAGGGTGAACATAAAGAGGAGTTACAACCACGGTGGAGAGATTCCAAAGCAACGGGATTCGCCATTAGAATGGAGGTCAAGATTGCAACAAGAGCCCAAATTCTTCAAGTAAGAAGAAATAATCCTACCATAGTTTCTTTGCTTAATTTTTGTTTCCAAAACACCCAAAATATCCAGCTTATTAACCCAAAGGAAGTCCTTAATTTCCTGTAACTTTAAAGGGTCATTACACCCTCTAATATTCCAAGATGAGACTTTCATTGACCACCTGTATCAAAAGGGTGAGTATCCCCTATGCTCTCAACCAACAAAGTGTGTGAGGGCAAAGTTCCATTATCTGAAGGAGTCAAACCCAGATGGAGTATCTGAGTGCCATCAGAGGCAGTCTCCTCAAGACATAGAGTATCAGAGCTATGATGAGGTACATCCAAACTATTATCCAAAGAATAAGACTTAGTTAGATCCcctctcttcaaggctatttgaggGTGAACAACTTCGTCCTTCTTGTTGCATACTGAGTGCATTTCAGTATTCAGAGAAGGAGATTCAGATGCAGAAGTCTGGTGTGAGGAGCCTAGCAACAAGCATTCCGAGCTATGCACCAAACTATCTGAATCAGAATGCAGCTTCTGTGAATCTGAGGTATCACCTAGCAAACAAGGAACAAGAGTATCAGGAACCAACACAAAGGTAGGTTCCTGAACATACTGAACAAGATCCTCCTCAGAAGGAAGAGGGGGAAGAGGCTCAGGATCAGCCACAGGTGctataggagtaaaagagttagTCACTGAAATAGTTGGAGATGAACTCcctctcttcaaggctatttgaggGTTCATACTCACCTTCCGAGTGCTTCAGAGTGCATTACAGTATTCGAGAGAAGAAGAACCGGTCCCGAGTCCAAGGGGATAGAGTGGCCTTGGCTCAAAGGAGAAGGAATATTCTTCTGGGAATCTGAGGTACCACCTAACACATCAGAAGAGGAAGTTTTTCCAGTAGATTTCTTCCTAGTTTTCTTACCGGAGTTGGATTTGTGTCCCATTTTCCCACATTCAGAGCAATAGAAAGGGAGCCATTCATATTCAATCCTCTGGGTGGAAGGACCAAATGGAGTGTTCAGAGAGATTTCCACTGGTAGAGAGGAAGAGATATCCACCTCAATCAAAACCCTAGCAAATGAAAGCTTAGCTTTACAAGTAGTAGGAACATCAGCAAACAATGGCTTCCCTATTTTGCTAGCCATTTTACTCAGCACAGTGCTAGACCAAAGATATGGGTCTAGGTCATGAAACAAGACCCAGACAGGAACCCATGAAACCCTTTCCATCTCAAAAGAGAAAGAGGGAGACCAATGCTTCAAAATTAAGGACGAGGATCCAATTTTCCAAGGACCTTTCTGCAACACCATGTTCATTTCAGCTTCAGATGTGAATCTGAAGCTAAACCACCCTTTCTTGTAGTATTGAACTACTGGGGAGGCAATTGAAGCTCAATGCTTAGAGACAAAGT
This sequence is a window from Silene latifolia isolate original U9 population chromosome 8, ASM4854445v1, whole genome shotgun sequence. Protein-coding genes within it:
- the LOC141595191 gene encoding uncharacterized protein LOC141595191; amino-acid sequence: MKVSSWNIRGCNDPLKLQEIKDFLWVFHITFVYASNDARERDGLWSHLINLKPLVNKWLILGDFNVIRDISEKIGGTLPDLADIMDFNSCLYQCEVEDLTSSGCDFSWNNKQLPESRVWTKLDRAMANVQWLTHFPATSAHFLEPGVSDHSPVVVTIFEDPCRKSRFSFLNCWLDHSDYDNIVHEAWNVPVYGSSTYKLFAKLKNVRKSLRLLHKEHFTSISIKVQGLKQDLKDCQLAMQADNFSPELISKEKELLSLYCKFKHIEKTIVQQQAKVQNLIHDDCSSKFFYAKIQERKHQQIIGQIKDRHGADRIGLDSVADGFVDYYKSLLGASSPVSPLDNGFVQLCPTVSSEAADALILPITKEEIKAALFTIGSDKSPGPDGFSSAFFKHSWSLIGESYCKAVLSFFSTGRMSKQANSTLIALIPKKKVSSTVMDFRPISCCTTFYKTISKIISTRLSTVLPHLIGPEQAAFVKGRSIHENIMLSQSLVKGYGRKYLTPRCLIKVDIRKAFDSLQWSFIENMLLALKFPPQFISWIMGCLTSSWFSLKLNGSVHGFFQGKSGVRQGDPLSPYIFLSGLQANVDKTEIYFGGVSPSIKSQILITSGFSEGSFPFRYLGLPLNTARTTVDMYGILVNKIQASIQHWSSKLLSYAGRLQLLNSVVFGIENFWCASVLLPKSVLKTINKLCKNFFWNIKATDKKMIVKSWSSICAPTNEGGFGVKELLSWNKALISKWLWLLDQTPQGLWSIWHSEYHLSHCSIWDVAVQDRYSESFRSIISVKNDLLTVTGSPVAARALLHSWCSGGKFQVAAAYNWFRPCHPTISWSKGLFHKVVVPRHNIITSLACQQKLATVDKLILRGFITPNRCVLCKQDSETHDHLFFACPFSQQLWHELMVWARVPNRSTDYHTELNWEVDIGLVDGLGCSLRPADLLLYSWDRGRDVCVDLTGSSPLSQTGLSDFVPGRVVADAA